From the Teredinibacter turnerae T7901 genome, one window contains:
- the rne gene encoding ribonuclease E: MKRMLINATQPEELRVALVDGQWLYDLDIENRLKEQRKANIYKGKITRIEPSLEAAFVEYDKGRNGFLPLKEISREYFLKQPNEIDGRIRIKDVVKEGMEVIVQVDKEERGNKGAALTTFISLAGRYLVLMPNNPRAGGISRRIDGDDRSELKDALSQIEIPNGMGIIVRTAGVGRSAEELQWDMNYLTTLWNNIQEAANQSTAPAFLFQESNVIIRAIRDYLRPDIGEVIVDDIAAYNQAADFVQMVMPNYRSKVKLYEKSVPLFNHYQIEGQIETAFEREVKLPSGGSIVIDVTEALVSIDINSSRATKGGDIEETALQTNLEAADEIARQLRLRDMGGLVVIDFIDMQPVRNQRAVENRVRDALKMDRARVQVGRISRFGLLEMSRQRLRPSLGETTSKVCPRCSGQGTIRGTKSIALSILRLVEEEAQKERSAEIRAVVPVPVATYLLNEKRKSISDIENRHQTRVTVLPNTEMVTPHYEVTRLRDDDDTSEISYTIELNHQEDQDDSSAPTAPVAMPKPVVQQLAPSQPAPEPVKQAPAKTAEGPSLIARIIDALKSLFAPEEEAKPATKGNQRSHQKKRNANTGNRNNRNRKPRDRDRDGDETSDNRKQQRDARSDSGKRDSNNRDNNNRDSNSRDNNGRDNNRNDRRRSRRRKDESGRSSESDTQVQASVDNTSASEDKPARRPANRRGRPQERQRGPLPEVEAGLQQADDGLDTSEELLDSVENLTADTDQENTPAKEGGSSRRRRRSRGRRGERNADSTSENSPELQETQTDEANATPENAEKPVPEATSTINQLETQLDNADAALSDALSELEGALHEARQEHEANAVREAAAAKALLSTAPADNIVAEAETSPETNPAPEADTAPETATAKQQPQSQNAPDSETSVGASPDTANDSSDSDTEIVESAEVQVEAATEEDKPADTAPTPNVADAPSESAAGDAVEIAETVEADSVEPAESAPVVAQDEAAAPASSTNTAIASDEPSEPAKHERASNDPRYMPKPVVNVQVISVNHEIRMGRPLDTSEPANIVRNPRDLQRAPNDPRRTRKPAPTEPSAAEN; the protein is encoded by the coding sequence ATGAAGAGAATGCTCATTAACGCTACCCAGCCTGAAGAGCTGCGCGTAGCCCTTGTCGACGGTCAGTGGCTTTATGACCTGGACATTGAAAACCGATTAAAAGAACAACGCAAGGCCAACATTTACAAGGGTAAAATTACCCGTATCGAACCTTCTCTAGAAGCGGCATTTGTTGAATACGACAAGGGCCGTAACGGATTCCTCCCCCTCAAAGAAATTTCTCGCGAATACTTCCTCAAGCAACCCAATGAAATCGATGGCCGCATCCGCATCAAAGATGTCGTCAAAGAAGGCATGGAAGTTATCGTACAAGTGGACAAAGAAGAACGCGGCAACAAAGGCGCCGCGCTCACCACATTTATCAGCCTCGCGGGTCGTTACCTGGTACTTATGCCAAACAACCCCCGCGCTGGCGGTATTTCACGGCGCATCGATGGCGATGATCGCTCCGAACTAAAAGACGCGCTAAGCCAAATCGAAATACCTAATGGTATGGGTATTATCGTGCGCACTGCTGGCGTCGGTCGCTCCGCAGAGGAACTGCAGTGGGATATGAACTATCTCACCACCCTTTGGAACAATATCCAGGAAGCGGCTAATCAGAGCACGGCACCTGCATTTCTGTTCCAGGAAAGTAATGTAATTATTCGTGCCATTCGCGATTATCTGCGCCCCGATATTGGTGAAGTCATTGTAGACGACATCGCCGCTTACAATCAGGCAGCGGACTTCGTCCAAATGGTGATGCCAAACTATCGCAGCAAAGTAAAGCTGTATGAAAAGTCGGTACCTTTGTTCAATCACTATCAGATCGAAGGTCAGATCGAAACCGCCTTCGAACGCGAAGTAAAACTGCCCTCTGGCGGCTCCATCGTTATCGATGTTACCGAGGCGCTGGTGAGTATCGACATCAACTCATCGCGCGCAACCAAAGGCGGTGACATTGAAGAAACTGCACTTCAAACGAACCTGGAAGCGGCCGACGAGATCGCCCGCCAGTTGCGTTTGCGCGATATGGGTGGCCTGGTGGTTATCGACTTTATCGATATGCAGCCAGTTCGCAACCAGCGCGCCGTTGAAAACCGTGTGCGCGATGCACTGAAAATGGACCGTGCTCGTGTCCAGGTGGGCCGTATCTCTCGCTTTGGTTTACTTGAAATGTCACGCCAGCGCCTGCGCCCGTCACTTGGAGAAACCACCTCCAAAGTCTGCCCTCGCTGCAGTGGCCAAGGCACTATTCGTGGCACCAAGTCCATCGCACTCTCCATTCTACGTCTGGTTGAAGAAGAAGCGCAGAAGGAGCGCAGCGCAGAAATCCGCGCGGTGGTTCCCGTGCCGGTTGCAACCTACCTGCTAAATGAAAAGCGCAAATCGATCTCGGATATCGAAAACCGCCACCAAACACGGGTGACAGTGCTCCCGAACACCGAAATGGTAACGCCGCACTATGAAGTTACACGTCTGCGCGATGACGACGACACGTCTGAGATAAGCTATACCATCGAACTCAATCATCAGGAAGATCAAGACGACAGTTCTGCACCAACTGCGCCAGTGGCCATGCCGAAGCCTGTTGTACAGCAGTTGGCACCATCACAACCTGCACCGGAGCCCGTCAAGCAGGCGCCAGCGAAAACCGCGGAAGGTCCAAGTCTTATCGCACGCATCATCGATGCTCTTAAATCGCTGTTTGCGCCAGAAGAAGAAGCAAAACCCGCGACAAAAGGCAACCAGCGCAGCCACCAGAAAAAACGTAACGCCAACACCGGCAATCGCAATAACCGAAATCGCAAGCCGCGAGATCGTGATAGAGACGGCGACGAAACGAGCGACAACCGTAAACAACAGCGTGACGCTCGCAGTGACAGCGGCAAACGCGATAGCAATAACCGTGATAACAATAACCGTGATAGCAACAGTCGCGATAATAACGGTCGCGACAACAACCGCAACGACCGCCGTCGCTCACGGCGCCGCAAAGATGAGAGCGGGCGAAGCTCTGAGTCTGATACCCAAGTACAAGCATCTGTTGACAACACGTCGGCCAGCGAAGACAAACCCGCTCGCCGCCCTGCAAATCGTCGCGGGCGACCACAGGAGCGTCAGCGCGGGCCTTTACCTGAAGTAGAAGCGGGCTTGCAGCAGGCAGATGACGGTCTGGATACCAGCGAGGAACTGCTCGATAGCGTAGAGAACCTAACAGCCGATACCGATCAGGAGAATACCCCAGCAAAAGAAGGTGGCAGCAGCCGTCGTCGTCGACGCAGCCGTGGTCGCCGAGGCGAGCGGAACGCAGATAGCACCTCAGAGAATTCTCCAGAATTGCAGGAAACACAGACCGACGAGGCAAACGCTACTCCGGAAAATGCCGAGAAACCTGTCCCTGAGGCTACCAGCACCATTAACCAGCTCGAAACCCAACTGGACAATGCAGATGCAGCACTTAGCGATGCCCTGAGCGAGCTGGAAGGTGCATTACATGAAGCAAGGCAGGAGCACGAAGCCAACGCAGTACGAGAAGCAGCCGCAGCAAAAGCGTTACTGTCTACAGCGCCTGCAGACAATATCGTCGCTGAAGCAGAAACCAGCCCGGAAACAAACCCAGCGCCGGAAGCCGACACGGCTCCAGAAACAGCGACCGCGAAGCAGCAGCCTCAATCTCAAAATGCGCCAGATTCGGAAACGAGTGTAGGAGCTAGCCCGGACACTGCAAATGACAGCAGCGATAGCGATACCGAAATCGTTGAGTCCGCTGAAGTGCAAGTTGAAGCTGCGACAGAAGAAGACAAACCTGCGGACACAGCTCCAACGCCTAATGTTGCTGACGCCCCGAGCGAGTCTGCTGCTGGGGACGCTGTCGAAATTGCAGAAACGGTGGAAGCAGATTCGGTAGAACCTGCAGAAAGCGCACCTGTTGTAGCGCAAGACGAGGCCGCGGCACCCGCATCATCCACGAACACGGCAATAGCGAGTGATGAGCCATCAGAGCCTGCTAAACATGAGCGCGCGTCTAACGATCCACGTTACATGCCGAAACCCGTGGTCAACGTCCAGGTGATCAGCGTCAACCACGAAATCCGCATGGGCCGTCCGCTGGACACCTCTGAGCCAGCGAATATCGTGCGCAATCCTCGCGATTTGCAGCGTGCACCCAACGACCCGCGACGCACTCGCAAACCTGCTCCGACAGAGCCATCTGCCGCGGAAAATTAA
- the rluC gene encoding 23S rRNA pseudouridine(955/2504/2580) synthase RluC: MSQQVQFFTITDDNAGQRIDNFLVARLKGAPKSLIYRIIRRGEVRVNKGRVKPERKLAVGDLVRVPPIRLAEPDAPTPAGKSLLLALEDAVLYETDQLLVVNKPSGLAVHGGSGVNLGLIEAIRQLKAKDTALELVHRLDRETSGCILIARKRSMLRYLQDLFRGEKQVDKRYQALVKGRWPNRAHSVNVPLLKGEVGNGERIVRASPEGKPSRTEFDVLERFESATLIEARPITGRTHQIRVHAQYKGHPLVGDDKYGDDEFNKVMSQFGSRRLFLHAGYLGVPMPDGEYLEFRAPLPDDLQATLKQLKASER; encoded by the coding sequence ATGTCTCAGCAGGTTCAATTCTTCACCATAACCGACGATAACGCGGGTCAACGCATCGACAACTTTTTGGTTGCACGCTTGAAAGGTGCGCCTAAATCATTGATTTACAGAATAATTCGTCGTGGTGAAGTACGTGTAAATAAAGGTCGGGTGAAGCCAGAGCGCAAGTTGGCCGTTGGTGACCTGGTACGTGTTCCGCCAATCAGGTTGGCGGAACCTGACGCGCCGACCCCGGCAGGCAAGTCACTTTTGCTGGCGTTGGAAGATGCAGTTTTGTACGAAACCGACCAGCTTTTGGTGGTGAACAAGCCATCTGGGCTCGCTGTTCACGGCGGCTCCGGCGTAAACCTCGGCCTTATTGAGGCAATTCGCCAGCTCAAAGCGAAAGATACCGCGTTGGAACTGGTGCATCGTCTTGACCGGGAGACGTCTGGCTGCATACTCATTGCGCGTAAACGGTCTATGCTGCGCTACTTGCAGGATCTGTTTCGGGGCGAAAAACAGGTTGATAAACGCTATCAGGCGCTGGTGAAAGGGCGTTGGCCGAATCGTGCACACTCCGTGAATGTGCCGCTGTTGAAAGGCGAAGTGGGGAATGGCGAACGTATCGTACGGGCAAGCCCCGAGGGCAAGCCTTCGCGCACAGAATTTGATGTGCTCGAGCGGTTTGAGAGTGCGACATTGATCGAGGCCAGGCCGATCACCGGGCGCACCCATCAAATACGCGTCCACGCCCAATACAAGGGGCATCCCTTGGTGGGTGATGATAAATACGGCGACGACGAATTTAATAAGGTTATGAGCCAGTTCGGATCTCGGCGCCTTTTTCTCCATGCTGGCTACCTGGGCGTGCCTATGCCGGACGGGGAATATTTGGAATTTCGTGCGCCATTGCCGGACGATTTACAAGCGACACTCAAACAGCTAAAAGCAAGCGAGAGGTAA
- a CDS encoding HAD family hydrolase — MLYIFDWDGTISNSAAKIVSCMNAAIVQAGLPAVEDVAIKNIIGLGLPEAVARLLPEVSAEQLQAVRDGYSAFFIDADVKPSPFFDGVMDTLQTLAAEGHILTVATGKSRRGLDRVLAKLELTDFFHGSRCADETASKPDPKMLLELLAEFDVDAADAVMIGDTEYDMAMAQAIDMPRIAVSFGAHHIDRLRPYNPELCVDHFGDILQWRKS, encoded by the coding sequence GTGCTTTATATTTTTGACTGGGACGGCACCATAAGTAATTCTGCCGCCAAAATCGTAAGTTGCATGAACGCGGCCATTGTCCAGGCGGGTTTGCCCGCCGTTGAAGACGTGGCGATAAAGAATATCATCGGTTTAGGGCTGCCCGAAGCGGTCGCTCGATTGCTGCCGGAAGTAAGTGCTGAGCAATTGCAGGCAGTTCGCGACGGGTATTCGGCGTTCTTCATTGACGCCGATGTTAAGCCCTCGCCCTTTTTCGATGGCGTGATGGATACGTTGCAGACATTGGCCGCAGAGGGGCACATTTTGACAGTAGCGACAGGTAAGAGTCGCCGAGGGCTCGATCGGGTGCTCGCCAAGCTGGAATTGACGGATTTCTTTCATGGCAGTCGCTGCGCGGATGAAACTGCATCCAAACCCGACCCCAAAATGTTGCTTGAGCTGCTGGCGGAATTCGATGTGGACGCAGCCGATGCGGTTATGATTGGCGATACAGAATACGATATGGCGATGGCGCAGGCGATTGATATGCCGCGCATTGCGGTGAGCTTTGGCGCCCATCATATTGATCGGTTGCGTCCGTATAACCCAGAGCTGTGCGTGGACCACTTCGGCGATATTTTGCAGTGGAGAAAGTCCTGA
- a CDS encoding GNAT family N-acetyltransferase has protein sequence MAYEILLADYHNPAHAEALATLLAAYSADPMGGGEALPEAHCLRAAQALADFGNAFTVLAFAAEGENREPVALANCLVSFSTFSLKPLINIHDFFVASHCRGTGLASRLLDEVAREAGARGCTKLTLEVLNNNVPAKKLYSRFGFAPYELSPGAGAAEFWQMYLT, from the coding sequence ATGGCATATGAAATTCTGCTTGCTGATTACCACAACCCTGCTCACGCAGAGGCGCTGGCAACATTATTAGCGGCCTATTCCGCCGACCCCATGGGCGGCGGTGAGGCTCTGCCAGAAGCCCATTGTTTGCGCGCAGCGCAGGCGCTGGCTGATTTTGGCAACGCGTTTACGGTATTGGCGTTTGCCGCTGAAGGTGAAAACCGAGAACCGGTGGCGCTGGCAAATTGCCTGGTCTCATTTTCGACGTTTTCACTTAAGCCATTAATTAACATTCACGACTTTTTTGTCGCGTCACATTGTCGAGGGACGGGGTTGGCGAGCCGTCTGTTGGACGAAGTGGCTCGGGAGGCGGGAGCGCGCGGATGCACGAAGCTAACTCTGGAGGTGTTGAACAACAATGTTCCTGCTAAGAAGCTCTATTCCAGGTTCGGTTTTGCGCCTTACGAACTTAGTCCTGGTGCGGGCGCCGCTGAGTTCTGGCAGATGTATTTGACTTAG
- a CDS encoding ATP-binding cassette domain-containing protein — protein sequence MIQLNSISLQRGNKVLLEDASLTIFPGQTWGIVGANGSGKSTLFKLLLGEITEDAGSRSIPANWQIAHMAQEISTSTRSALDYVIDGDAPYRDVEEKINSGQYEGEALAQLYQEMENIDGYTVISRAERLLRGLGFSSDDSTRNTGSFSGGWRIRLNLAQALMCRSDLLLLDEPTNHLDLDATVWLEQWLRQYGGTLLIISHDREFLDNLAESIAHIENAQFNSYSGNYSAFESQRAERLAQQAVEFQKQQQRISEIEDFVRRFRAKASKAKQAQSRLKELERMEKISPAHVDSPFTFRFPEPERLPTTLLSLAKLDIGYPGKTVLPSVNLSLLSSHRIGLLGHNGAGKSSLMKTLAGEIKPLSGEVVEGTHLKIGYFAQHQLEHLDLDASCALHIQRLSPSAREQEIRNFLGSFGFQGDRAFETIRHFSGGEKARLALALLAWQKPNLLLLDEPTNHLDLEVRHALELALQAFSGAIVVVSHDRHLLRSTVDEFLLVGDGKIEPFEGTLEDYHKWLLDKEKAPAPTSPSVSDTPKGDKKELRQQEAAIRTRLAPHNKRIKQLEQKLSKTTEKLEKVESRLADPDIYDGDGAELSELLKTQATLKQEVDDIELAWMEESEAKEALEASIRAE from the coding sequence ATGATTCAACTCAACTCCATCAGCCTCCAACGCGGCAACAAAGTATTGCTTGAAGACGCATCACTCACCATTTTCCCGGGCCAAACCTGGGGAATCGTCGGGGCGAACGGCAGCGGTAAATCCACGCTGTTTAAACTGTTACTTGGCGAAATCACTGAAGACGCGGGTTCGCGCAGCATTCCAGCCAATTGGCAAATAGCCCATATGGCGCAGGAAATATCTACCAGTACGCGCTCAGCGCTGGACTACGTTATTGATGGCGATGCGCCCTACCGCGACGTCGAGGAAAAAATAAACAGTGGCCAATATGAAGGCGAAGCGTTGGCACAGCTTTACCAGGAAATGGAAAATATCGACGGTTACACCGTCATCTCGAGAGCGGAACGGCTGTTGCGCGGTCTTGGCTTCTCGAGTGATGACAGCACACGCAACACCGGCAGTTTCTCCGGAGGCTGGCGAATCCGGCTAAATCTCGCACAGGCCCTGATGTGCCGCTCCGATCTGCTGTTGCTGGACGAACCCACCAACCACTTGGATCTGGATGCTACCGTGTGGCTCGAACAGTGGCTGCGCCAATACGGTGGGACACTGTTGATTATTTCGCACGATAGAGAGTTTCTCGACAATCTCGCAGAATCCATTGCGCACATTGAAAACGCACAGTTCAACAGCTATAGCGGAAATTACAGTGCGTTCGAGTCTCAACGCGCCGAGCGCCTGGCACAGCAGGCAGTAGAGTTCCAGAAGCAGCAACAGCGTATTTCAGAGATCGAAGATTTTGTCCGGCGGTTTCGCGCCAAGGCCTCCAAAGCAAAACAGGCACAAAGCCGGTTAAAAGAATTGGAGCGCATGGAGAAAATCTCACCCGCACACGTAGACTCGCCCTTTACCTTTCGCTTCCCGGAACCGGAGCGGCTGCCCACAACGCTATTGTCACTGGCAAAGCTGGATATTGGCTACCCGGGCAAAACTGTTTTGCCATCAGTAAATCTCAGCCTTCTCTCATCCCACCGGATTGGCTTGTTAGGGCACAATGGCGCGGGCAAAAGCTCGCTGATGAAAACACTTGCGGGCGAAATCAAACCGCTTTCCGGTGAAGTTGTCGAAGGTACGCATCTAAAAATCGGCTATTTTGCCCAGCACCAGCTGGAACATCTGGATCTGGATGCCTCCTGTGCCCTACACATACAACGCCTCTCACCCAGTGCGCGCGAACAGGAAATCCGCAACTTTCTCGGCAGCTTCGGCTTTCAGGGAGATCGCGCATTTGAAACTATTCGTCACTTCTCGGGTGGCGAAAAGGCCCGGCTCGCACTAGCCCTACTCGCGTGGCAAAAACCTAATTTATTGTTGCTGGATGAACCGACGAACCACCTGGACCTGGAGGTGCGTCACGCACTAGAACTGGCGCTTCAGGCATTTAGCGGCGCCATAGTTGTTGTATCTCACGACAGACACCTGCTGCGTAGCACCGTGGATGAATTCCTGCTGGTAGGCGACGGTAAAATCGAGCCTTTTGAGGGCACTCTTGAGGATTATCACAAGTGGCTCCTCGACAAAGAGAAGGCACCTGCGCCAACGTCCCCTTCTGTCAGCGACACGCCCAAGGGCGACAAAAAAGAGTTGCGCCAACAGGAAGCCGCGATCCGTACCCGGTTGGCACCACACAATAAGCGCATAAAGCAGTTGGAGCAAAAGTTAAGCAAAACCACAGAAAAACTCGAAAAAGTCGAATCTCGTCTCGCCGACCCGGACATTTACGATGGGGACGGAGCCGAACTCAGCGAGTTACTGAAAACCCAGGCAACGCTCAAACAAGAGGTTGATGATATAGAGCTGGCCTGGATGGAAGAATCTGAGGCGAAAGAAGCGCTGGAAGCCAGCATACGCGCAGAATAG
- a CDS encoding Maf family protein, whose translation MSKKTLKIKHFQKLDCTNIMPTIPPNITLASGSRYRQQQLTQLQLKFTASPTHIDEEALINEPACALAQRLAKAKAWAASANGIGGLIIGCDQTAECGGRVLGKPGTAENAQEQLRFCSGREVRFHSAICLLRTEDHFQQLQCIETHVQFRPLNNEQIARYIAREKPLDCAGSFKCEGLGIALFESITSEDPTALIGLPLIALTTMLTNAGIQLL comes from the coding sequence ATGTCAAAGAAAACATTGAAAATTAAGCATTTTCAAAAACTCGACTGCACCAACATTATGCCTACCATACCCCCCAACATTACTCTGGCGTCCGGCTCTCGTTACCGACAGCAACAGCTCACCCAGTTGCAACTTAAATTTACCGCGTCCCCCACGCATATAGATGAAGAAGCACTAATAAATGAGCCCGCTTGTGCTTTGGCACAACGACTCGCCAAAGCGAAAGCCTGGGCTGCTTCGGCCAATGGCATTGGCGGACTAATCATTGGCTGCGACCAAACCGCTGAATGTGGTGGACGCGTACTGGGCAAACCCGGCACCGCCGAAAATGCACAAGAGCAACTGCGCTTCTGCAGTGGCCGCGAAGTACGCTTTCACAGCGCCATCTGTCTGCTGCGTACCGAAGACCACTTTCAACAACTTCAATGCATTGAAACTCATGTACAATTCCGCCCCCTTAACAACGAACAAATTGCCCGCTACATAGCACGAGAAAAACCTCTGGACTGCGCTGGCAGCTTTAAATGTGAGGGCCTGGGAATCGCGTTGTTCGAGTCCATTACCAGCGAAGACCCCACTGCGCTTATCGGACTCCCTCTCATTGCGCTAACCACCATGCTCACTAACGCAGGCATCCAACTGCTGTAA
- a CDS encoding YceD family protein yields MAKSKPDADAAQPGCHASAELEFHVDEQYRKCVTGKVWAKVTVECQRCLEPLELDVQTEVNLAIVWKEDDSRQLPETLDPWIVSEEQGDLYAILEEELLLALPAVAYHDFQCIDSALMEAGDDTQASAEVESKPNPFDVLAQLKQTMKKDD; encoded by the coding sequence TTGGCCAAAAGCAAACCGGATGCCGATGCCGCGCAGCCCGGTTGCCATGCGTCTGCCGAGCTGGAATTCCATGTGGATGAACAGTATCGGAAATGCGTGACTGGTAAGGTTTGGGCAAAGGTAACGGTTGAGTGTCAACGTTGCCTCGAACCTCTGGAGCTGGACGTCCAAACAGAGGTTAACCTCGCAATTGTTTGGAAGGAAGATGATTCCCGCCAGTTGCCGGAGACCCTCGATCCCTGGATTGTCTCGGAAGAGCAAGGGGATTTGTACGCGATTCTGGAAGAGGAGCTTTTGCTGGCGTTGCCGGCGGTGGCTTATCACGATTTCCAGTGTATCGATAGCGCGCTTATGGAAGCGGGTGATGATACGCAAGCGTCTGCAGAAGTTGAGTCCAAGCCCAATCCTTTTGATGTGCTGGCTCAATTAAAACAGACAATGAAGAAAGACGATTAA